The genomic DNA GGTATCGATCACGATGATTGTCACATTGTCCAGACGCGGCACGAGTTTAACCGGATCTTCATCATTGAGAATGAAGTTGGCTCGCGTTTTACTTGCATCAAGGATGGTGCCCCACTAGAAAAGAAGATGTCCGGACACTGGAAGTATGCAAAAGCTAGCGATGCCCCGAAAAACTATGCTGTTCCTTACAAGGCTCAGAAAAACTAACACCCATTGAAAAGAGGATTATGATGCGGCGTTATCAACCGTCACCCAAATCAAATGGTCGGGTCCACCACTCGATCAGTCATAACACCAACCCCTACTATGGTCAACGTGGTGCCGATTGGGTCAAGAACACGAATGCTTCGTTGTTCAACGCCCAACATGAGCGCTCCCAAGCAAAGAATCACGTTGAGCGCCAAGTTCGTCACAGTATGCGTCAAGTGCTATGGGTGGTCGTGGCAATTATCACGATGTTACTTGGTGGTTTTATCTTATTCTCGTTTGCAATCAATATTTAATGACAAAAGAGCAATTCAGCTTATTTGACAGCCGAATTGCTCTTTTTATTAACCTTTTATTTCCTTGGTATCTACTAAAACTTTACTGACCATTCGAAGCTCATCAGTTAATTCAGAAGTTCGAATCCGGCCAAATTCATCTAGGAACTTACCGAGGCGTTCTTCGTTAACTTTTTCAATGACTCGCGCCAATTTTTCCCCTTTCGCGGTCAACGTTAAGTAACGATACCGGCGATCATAAGGATCAATGTTTAGCACAATTAAATCATTGTTGATCAAGTAAGTGAGCTTCCTTGAAATCGCTGAAGAAGAAACGTGGCGGTCAGCGGCTAGCTCTTTCACCGTAATTCGGTGATCAGTGCTATGGTCAAGATAGTAAAGAATCAAGAACTGTTCAAACGACACATCTGCATCAGTCACCATCGTTTGGATAATCTCACGAAGATGGCTTTCGAGCCAGGACATGCCCACTAAAACTTTCTCGAACAGTTCCGCATCGTCGTACTTGGCTTTTTTGGTATTAGTCTTCATCATTATTAAAACCCCATTCATGCGTCACGTTCAAGGCATCATCAACAACCCCGTGATTAGGCACGGACTTCTGCTGCTGGCATCACCGTAATTTCAAGATCACGCGTCATTTGTTTTTCAATCGCAGTCTGAACATCATGATCCGTCACAACTAAGCTTGACAACTTACTCTTACCGCTAATGATATCCTGAACATGTTGGTTATCCAAATCATCCGCAGATACAATTGGTAAAAGATGGAAGCTTTCATTGGTTGCTTGCAAACACTGGTCGAATAATGGTGAATTAATGCCCATCACTAACACACTGTTTTGTTGTTGTAAGACTGATGCCAACCACCAGTTCAATAATTGAGTTTCAGAATGGAAGACATTCGTAATGGCCTCTTCCTTATTCACTAATTGAATAGATAGTTCATGATTACTACCGTATTGCTTGACCATTGCTAAAGAGTGGTCCGGACGATAGAAGTTTTCTAAAGTAACTTGCGAGTTATTTGTCCGGTCAAGGTATTGGGTGACAGATAAGAACCCAGCAGCATCGTAGACGTCACGTCGAGTAGCCAGTGAACCATTAAAGTATGTCATGTACCAAATAGCACCATTCTTACGATACTTCAACGTCATGATTGGCGTCCCACCATCATCGGCAATTGACACAATCTGCTGGTCAGCATTACGTTTATATTGCCATGCTGGATTATCAGGTAATTCTGGCTTAGTCTTCGCAACCGCACCCGGAACCTTCGCTTGAATCGTATAGTACATATTATATAATCCGGTACGCTTATCAACGAGTCCAGCCGCTTGATAATTATTCCAAATATCTGGCAAACTATCATTATAGTTGACAGTAATCACGTTGGCATTATCCTTAACTTCACTCTTCAATAAGCCCATAATCATTTCCATTGAAGCTTTTTCTTCACTAGATAATGACTGAATCAGGTCCGTGCTGAATAAGAAGTATTTTGCGGACTGATCGAATTCAACGGGTGATACTAAGTGCGTTGTCCCGTAATCCGATTTTAACTTTGCATCGATTCCTTCAACCTTTTGTTGCAAACCTTTAACAATCGTTGCGTTTTGATCGTAGTCATGTTGTAGCCGATTAATCTTCTGGTTGATCAAGTTAAGTGAACGTTCCTGTTCGTCTTGGGCACTCTTCTTTTTACGATCATAGGCCACTAACGCATCTTGAGCGGTATGTAAGTCTTTTTCCGCACTCGTAATCGCGTGTTCTTTCCGCGAACGTTCACGGGTTTCAGTCTGTTCACGTTTCTGGAGTTTCACGAGTTCACTGTTGATTGCGTCACTCTTTTGATACAGGTCCTGAGCTTGCTTTTCTTGTTGCTTCATCAAAACGAATAACTTCTTCAAGTCTTGTTCGCCTTGAATTGCTTTACGCATATCAGCTTCATTCTGCTTGAGATCAGCTAATGATTGTTCTGACTGCGTAATCTTCTTTTCTAACGATTTGATGGTCTGATCGCTCTTAGCAAGAGCTTTCTTAGCATCATCATAACGTTTTTGAGAAGCATTGATGGTCTTAACCATTCCTTGCCGTTCACCATCATTAGTATTAACAACTTTATCCTGCTTAGATAATGTGATCTTAGCATCTTTTAACTGCTGTTCTAAGTTTAACTGTTCGGCGACTAAGGTTTCGTACTGTTGCTTTTCGTGCTTACGGTCTTGAACTAATTGAACCTTAAGCTCCCCGCGTAAAGTTTGGTATTGTTTGTTTAAATCAGCCATTTCACGTTCAATCGCCGCACTGTTCTTTGCCGCCGTTTGGGTAGCACGCCGTTGATTAACCCGGTTTTGACCCTTAACTGGGGCACTAGTCGAAGCCGTTACGCCACTGCTAGTTGGCCGGACACCGCTAGCCGACCGCACATTGGGGGTCGTGCTACTTTGGGTTGCCTTTGGTTTTGGCTTTTGAGCAGCAACGGTTGAAGTCGCCGTTGCACGCTCAGAATGATTACGATAATCCTCATTCTTATCTCTGCGCTTTTTATTGAACATCTTCATAATGCAACTCCTCCATAAACTTGATTGTTTGCTCAAAGAGTAGAAAGGTCATTGCTGACCTTTCCATCCGTTCAGCAAATAATCAAGCTATTCTAATTATTATGCTTCATGTTTCCGACGAGAAACGCCAAAGTATAGCGCTGAACCCATCAATAAGGTTGAAAGACCCAAGACAGCCAAAGCAGTCCCGTTTTCGTCTTCATCCGTTTGAGGTAACGTCTTCGCGTCAGAAGTCGTCGTCTTCGTCGTTACAACTGGTTGTAATGATGCGGAAGCAGGAACAACCCCACTCGTACCATTGCTAGTTGCAGTCGTGGTTGGCGTTACTTCATCATCAGAAACCGTGGTTGCTGGTGCGGTTGAAGCCGCCGTCGTTGATGAACCAGTGTTGACAGTGTCATCACTTGGCGTCGTAACAGGGGCAGTAGTCGTGGTACCAGTACCGCCACCATTGACGTTATCACCAGTACCAGGTGCGGTGGTTGGTGCCGTCGTGATGGTTCCGCCACCGTTATTACCATTGTCACCAGTACCAGGTGCAGTGGTTGGCGCAGTCGTTGTACCACCATTATCGGTCTTAGAATAAGTTAAAGTAATCGTAGCATCATCAGCGACCGTACCAGTCAATGCGCCATCAGCTGACTTGTAAGTGTAGCCATCGATTGTTGGTGTTGCGACCGTGTATGTGTCCCCAACTTTGTATGTTGTGGTCGTAGCGGTCTTGATGGTGTTACCATCAGCATCGACATAATTTACCGTAATCGTCTTAGTTTGTTCAGTTGGTGTCGTGCTACCGTTCTTCGTGTAAACAAGGGTAACTGTGTTACCGTTATATGCAATCGTCCCGGCAATAGCATCACCAGTTGCATGGTCATACGTGTAACCAGCAATTTCTGGTTGACCGACCGTGTAAGCTTGACCAACGATATATTCAGTTACACTAGACGTCTTGATGGTGTTGCCATCAGCGTCAACGTAATTGATCGTCAAGTTAGCTTTGTTTTCAACAGGTGTCGTTGAGTCCTTGGTGTAAGTTAAGGTAATGGTCTTATTACCATCAACCGTACCAGTTAAGGCGCCATCAGCTGACTTGTAAGTGTAACCATCAATGGTTGGCGTCTCAACGGTATAAGTTGAACCGTTGTCCAAGGTTTGGGTCGTCGCCGTCTTAATTGTCTTACCTTCAGCATCAACGTAGTTTACCGTAATCGTTGATTGTTCGACTGGTGTCGCATCCTTGGTATAAGTTAAGGTAATGGTCTTATTACCATCAACCGTACCAGTTAAGGCACCATCAGCTGACTTGTAAGTGTAACCATCAATGGTTGGCGTCTCAACGGTATAAGTTGAACCGTTGTCCAAGGTTTGGGTCGTCGCCGTCTTAATTGTCTTACCATCAGCATCAACGTAGTTTACCGTAATCGTTGATTGTTCGACTGGTGTCGCATCCTTGGTATAAGTTAAGGTAATCGTCTTATTACCATCAACCGTACCAGTTAAGGCGCCATCAGCTGACTTGTAAGTGTAACCATCGATGGTTGGCGTCTCAACTTTATAAGTTGAACCGTTGTCCAAGGTTTGGGTCGTCGCCGTCTTGATCGTCTTACCATCAGCATCAACGTAGTTTACCGTAATCGTTGATTGTTCAACTGGGGCTGCATTCTTAGCGTAAGTTAAGGTAATTGTCTTATTGCCGTCGTACGTCCCGGTTAAGGAATCACTAGCTGACTTATACGTGTAACCATCAATTGTTGGTTGGTCAATCGTGTAAGTCGTGCCGTTATCACCAGTCGAAGTAGTTGAATCCTTGATTACATTGCCAGCTTCATCAACGTAATTTACAGTAATGTCAGATTGTTCGACAACTGGAGCATAAACAAAAGTTACTGTATTAGCGCCAGCAACAAGCGTACCTGCAGCAATGTTTCCTGATTGAACATCACCGTCACCAATCTTGTAACCCGTGTAGGTATAGCCATCAAGACTTGGAGCAGTTAATTCATACGTACCGCCTGCACGAGTAAAGGTTCCATCAGTACCTTGCGTATACTGGTTGGATGCAGCCACAGTTGATCCATCAGCAGTTTGATAGTTAACAACAATACCGGTATTTTCAGCGTATACTAATACAACTTCATTGTTGGTAGCATCCGTATCAACTGTCCCAGTGAGGCCATTTGCATCACCAGTAACATTATTGCTTGCACCATAGAGTGCATAGCCATCAATCGTTGCTGGATTAATAGTAAAAGTTGTTCCAACTTTCCCACTCTTAGTTACACCACCGTCAATCTGAGTATACTTAGGGGTACCATCAGCATTAACACCGGTGATTACAACATACGCCACACTGACATCTGAAGCATCTTCAGCTGGCGTAGTAATCGTCGTGTCTGTAGTTACATTTGTTGTATAATCCCAACCAATTTGATTTGATCCTGCTGCGGTATCATGAACAGCACGTGGAATATCAGTAAAAGTTAAACCACCATTTGCAGAACTGCTAGTAGTAGCAGTGTAAACATAATTTAGTTGTAAATAACTGTTGTCCGCAAGTGAGTCAGCGTAAACGACACTTGGCATGCCAGCTGCATCATTATCAGTAAGCGTTGTGGTCGTTCCATCAGTAATAACCCCATCAGTTAGTGTATTACCAACTGTATATGATGTTAATTTCCAAGTACCAGTTGCAGAAGCAACGTTCCCCTTCACTGCAAACGAACCATTAGCGTCTGTCCAATCAACACTAGAATTTTTTGATAGCGTGACTGTGACATCGTAAGTAGTGTCAGCTTCAGTAGCAAAATTTGTACCATCAACAACGGAATTTACGTTGTCCGCTCCTGCCGCATCTGCATTCTTAACTACTTGACCTTTACCACTAGCTACGGTAGATGTAGCTTCTGATGTCGATGCACTAGCCGCTTCAGAAGTAGTTAGTGTTGCTTCACTAGTAACCTTCGGTGTTGCGTCAGATGTAGGTGTAGTGACTGTCGGAGCTGTTTGTTCAACAGTCGCAGTAGTAGCAACACTAGCAGCTCGTGATTGTACCTTAGCAGAGGTCGCAACAGCAGTTTGCGTAGTGTCATCTTGCTGTGCGGCTGAATTTCCGCTCGCTGAAGTAGCACTTTGTGTTGCAACAGTTGCGGTCGAACTGGCAGCACTACTTGAAGATGTTGCTGTTGAACTAGCTGTGCTTGACGTTGAAGTTGCAGTTGAAGATGCAGAACTGGCATCCGTAGCAGCTGACGAAGTCGTTGCTGAACTAGTTGCAGCTGAACTAGCAGCACTAGAAACTTGTTCTGTGTTGGTGTCCGTGTTTGCAGAAGTATCAGCTGAAGCATTAACGTTGGCAAAAACTAAACCAGCAGCTAGAGCTAACGTGGTTGCACCGGCATAAACCCAACGTTTACCGTCTTTATACATCTTTACCCGATAAACTG from Lactiplantibacillus paraplantarum includes the following:
- a CDS encoding MarR family winged helix-turn-helix transcriptional regulator, translated to MMKTNTKKAKYDDAELFEKVLVGMSWLESHLREIIQTMVTDADVSFEQFLILYYLDHSTDHRITVKELAADRHVSSSAISRKLTYLINNDLIVLNIDPYDRRYRYLTLTAKGEKLARVIEKVNEERLGKFLDEFGRIRTSELTDELRMVSKVLVDTKEIKG
- a CDS encoding MucBP domain-containing protein, which translates into the protein MSKDNQKMTGDSVYRVKMYKDGKRWVYAGATTLALAAGLVFANVNASADTSANTDTNTEQVSSAASSAATSSATTSSAATDASSASSTATSTSSTASSTATSSSSAASSTATVATQSATSASGNSAAQQDDTTQTAVATSAKVQSRAASVATTATVEQTAPTVTTPTSDATPKVTSEATLTTSEAASASTSEATSTVASGKGQVVKNADAAGADNVNSVVDGTNFATEADTTYDVTVTLSKNSSVDWTDANGSFAVKGNVASATGTWKLTSYTVGNTLTDGVITDGTTTTLTDNDAAGMPSVVYADSLADNSYLQLNYVYTATTSSSANGGLTFTDIPRAVHDTAAGSNQIGWDYTTNVTTDTTITTPAEDASDVSVAYVVITGVNADGTPKYTQIDGGVTKSGKVGTTFTINPATIDGYALYGASNNVTGDANGLTGTVDTDATNNEVVLVYAENTGIVVNYQTADGSTVAASNQYTQGTDGTFTRAGGTYELTAPSLDGYTYTGYKIGDGDVQSGNIAAGTLVAGANTVTFVYAPVVEQSDITVNYVDEAGNVIKDSTTSTGDNGTTYTIDQPTIDGYTYKSASDSLTGTYDGNKTITLTYAKNAAPVEQSTITVNYVDADGKTIKTATTQTLDNGSTYKVETPTIDGYTYKSADGALTGTVDGNKTITLTYTKDATPVEQSTITVNYVDADGKTIKTATTQTLDNGSTYTVETPTIDGYTYKSADGALTGTVDGNKTITLTYTKDATPVEQSTITVNYVDAEGKTIKTATTQTLDNGSTYTVETPTIDGYTYKSADGALTGTVDGNKTITLTYTKDSTTPVENKANLTINYVDADGNTIKTSSVTEYIVGQAYTVGQPEIAGYTYDHATGDAIAGTIAYNGNTVTLVYTKNGSTTPTEQTKTITVNYVDADGNTIKTATTTTYKVGDTYTVATPTIDGYTYKSADGALTGTVADDATITLTYSKTDNGGTTTAPTTAPGTGDNGNNGGGTITTAPTTAPGTGDNVNGGGTGTTTTAPVTTPSDDTVNTGSSTTAASTAPATTVSDDEVTPTTTATSNGTSGVVPASASLQPVVTTKTTTSDAKTLPQTDEDENGTALAVLGLSTLLMGSALYFGVSRRKHEA